The Streptococcus sp. S5 genome contains a region encoding:
- a CDS encoding cupredoxin domain-containing protein codes for MFGLLISIVCLLGVAFIAWWFFAEHEKVSGHARQKSGYQEIEVEVMGGYSPETIVLKKNVPARIIFNRKDPSSCLAQVIFPDFGVHEDLPLGEKHVIEITPEKAGEYGFSCGMNMMHGQMIVE; via the coding sequence ATGTTTGGATTGTTAATTAGTATTGTTTGTTTACTTGGGGTTGCTTTTATTGCTTGGTGGTTCTTTGCAGAGCATGAAAAGGTAAGCGGCCACGCTCGTCAGAAATCAGGTTATCAAGAAATTGAAGTCGAAGTCATGGGGGGGTATTCGCCTGAAACCATTGTCCTGAAAAAGAATGTTCCTGCCCGGATTATCTTTAATCGCAAGGATCCATCTTCATGTCTGGCTCAAGTGATCTTTCCAGATTTTGGCGTTCATGAAGATTTGCCTTTAGGTGAAAAACATGTCATTGAAATTACGCCAGAAAAAGCGGGCGAATATGGGTTTTCATGTGGAATGAACATGATGCATGGTCAAATGATTGTGGAATAA